GACGGCCACCCTACGGATTCCCCCCCGAGCTGCAAGCCGCGGTGCTGCGTGGCGAAGAGCCTCTGCAGGACCGGCCGGGCGCGTACCTCGATCCGGTGGACTTCGAGGCGGTACGCGCCGAGGTGCGCGAGCTGACGAAGGATGAGCCCGTGACGCGGGAGCCCACGGACAGGGAAGTGCTTTCCCGTGTCCTCTTCCCTCAGGTATATGCGGACTTCGCGGCGCACCGGGCGGCATATGGCGACACTTCGGCGCTGGACACGCCGACCTTCTTCTACGGGCCGAAGCCCGGCGAGCGCGTCGCCGCCGACATCGAGCCGGGAAAGACCCTCATCATCCGACTCGTTTCCGTGGGCGAAGTGCACGCCGACGGCACTCGCCCGGTCCTGTTCGAACTGAACGGGCACGCCCGGGAGGTACGCGTTCATGACCAGGACGTCGCGGCCCCCGACCGACGCGCCAAGGCCGAACAGGGAAACTGGCAGGAAGTGGGAGCCTCCATGCCCGGAAAGGTCGTCAAGATCCTGGTTCAGCCCGGTGACACAGTAAACAAGGGCGCGGACCTTCTCGTCACCGAGGCCATGAAGATGGAGACGGCCGTGCGGGCCCCGCGTCACGCAGTAGTGGAGGAGCTCCTGGTGCGTCAGGGCGACGTGGTGGAAAGCGCCGACCTGCTGCTACGCCTGGGGCCCGTGCCGGAGACCGAGGAGGTTTGAGCCACGAGTCGGTCGTCTCCCTCAGGCTCGCGCACCTCCCCCGCGGGCTGCACATTGATCCCCGACCGCAATCGAGCATACGAGGGGGGCTACCATGTCATCGTCACGCGTATTCTTCCTAGGCTGCCTCGCCATTCTCAGATGTCGGCCCACCTCATGCGATCTGAGCGAGACGCGGACCGATTCGCGGACATGGATGGGCCAACGGCCCTGCAAGCCTTGACCGGGTCGGCCTATTTCCCGTATTGGGGTGAGTACTCGATCGATGACGCGGCTGCGACTGTGACCCACCATGTGACGGGCGCGTTGTCGGTCCCTTTCGCCGGGTCCGAGCAGGTACGCCATTTCCGTTTCGAGGGGAGCGATCGGCTCGTTCTGTCCGTCGTCCCGCCGCCTTCAGCGGAGACCCGGCGAGTGAACGAACTCACCTGGGTGAGGGTCGAATGAGCCGCCTGAGCCCCTCCCCCGACCTCCGGCACCCCATCGAGAACTGGGCGCGTGCGTGTGCGCGGGGACGTGCGTGTGCGCGGGGAACGACCTTCGCCATGGCCGGACTCATCATTGCGCTGACGGCAGCCTGCACCGCTGACCCCTCGGAGGAGACTGACACTGTGGCCGGCCCCAACGCCGACGCCATTCGGCCGTTCACGATCGCCGTCGCCGACGACGTGCTGACGGACCTCGAGGACCGCTTGGCCCGCAGTCGCCTTCCCGATCAGATACCGGGGACGAGTTGGGACTACGGGACCAATCGCGCGTATTTGGAAGAGCTTCTTGCCTATTGGCAGGACGGCTTCGACTGGCGTGCCCAGGAGCGAAGGCTCAACGAGTTCGATCACTTCAAGACCGACATCGATGGCATCGATGTGCACTTCATCCACCAACGGTCCGCCAATGAGGACGCGGTGCCGCTGCTGCTCGTGCATGGGTGGCCCGGCTCGTTCGTGGAGTTCGCAGGGCTCATCGGGCCACTGACCGACCCCGCGGCCTACGGCGGCGACCCGGCGGACGCGTTCCATGTCGTCATTCCGTCACTGCCCGGCTACGGCTTTTCGGGTAAGCCGGCAGAGACGGGCTACAATCCCGAGCGGATGGCGGACGTCCTGGCGGGGCTGATGGAACGGCTCGCTTACGATCGCTATGGCGCACAGGGAGGCGACTGGGGCGCCATCATCAACCGGTCCCTCGCGGGGAACTACGGTGACCGCCTCATCGGACTGCACTCCAATTTCATGATCTCGGGGCCACCGCGGGGCGTCTCCGATCCGTCAGAGGGGGTGCCTGCCCAGGAGATGGACCAGAGACGAGAGCGTGCCGCAGCTTTCGCAGACGGGCGCGGCTACCAGGCGATCCAAGGCACCAAGCCCCAGACGCTCGGGTACGGTCTCAACGACTCCCCCGCCGGGCTGGCCGCGTGGATCGTAGAGAAGTTCCACGGCTGGAGCGACAACGATGGCAACGTCGAGAGTGCGTTCACCAAAGACGAGCTGCTGACCAACATCACGCTCTATTGGGTGACGGAGACGATCACCTCCTCCAGCCGCCTCTACTACGAGTCGGGAAACACGCCTGCGACGCGTCCGGTGGGCTACGTCGACGTGCCAACCGGTGTGGCGATCTTCCCCAAGGAGATCCTCTTCACACCGCGAAAGTGGGCCGAGGCGAGCTTCAACATCGTTCGATGGACAGTCATGCCGCGTGGGGGGCACTTCGCGGCGCTGGAGGAGCCAGAGCTGCTGGTGGAGGACATCCGCGCGTTCTTTAAAGATCTGAGATAGGAGAGTCCCATGAAGAAATGGTTCCCCACGACGTTGGCACTGGCGCTCTGCGTCGGCGTGTCACCGTCCCAGGCAGTCGCGCAGCGCGACGCCAGGCTCGACATGGCGGAGTTTCCGCGGCCCATCGAAGCCGCCGACAACGTTTGGATCGAAGAGCTGACGATGTTGGAGATACGGGACCTTCTCCGGGAGGGGACCACCACAGCGCTGATCCTCACCGGCGGCATCGAAGAGAACGGCCCCTACCTGACTACCGGCAAACACAACCACGTGCTGAAGGTCATGGGCGAGTCGATCGCGCGTAGGCTCGGCAATGCCCTGGCCGCGCCCATCGTGACGATCGAGCCTGGTGACCCTGAGCGCGCCAGCTCCCCTGGCAGCATCAGGCTCTCCCAGGAGACCTTCCAGGCCGTGCTCCGGGACATGGCCACCAGCCTGAAGGCACAGGGCTTCACGGACATCTTCCTGCTGGGTGACAGCGGTGGCAATCGACGCGGCATGGCCGCGGTCGCCGAACAGCTCGCCGGGGCGTGGAAAGGCGAGGGCGTCGTCATCGCGCACATCCCCGAGTACTACAACTACTCGGACGTCGAAGCGTACCAGCGGGATGTGCTCGGGGTCGACGAGGACCCCCGCCTGGAGGGCCTGCACGACGACTACTACATCACGTCGATCATCATGAACGACGACCCGAAATACGTGCGCCTCCAGCAGCGCATCGATGCGGGCAAGGCCTCGATCAACGGCATCAGCATCGTGCCGGCAGCGAAGACGATCGAGCACGGCCGGAGGCTCATCGAGTTCCGAACGGACGTGACCGTCGAGGCGAT
This region of Gemmatimonadota bacterium genomic DNA includes:
- a CDS encoding lipocalin-like domain-containing protein; the protein is MRSERDADRFADMDGPTALQALTGSAYFPYWGEYSIDDAAATVTHHVTGALSVPFAGSEQVRHFRFEGSDRLVLSVVPPPSAETRRVNELTWVRVE
- a CDS encoding epoxide hydrolase, with the translated sequence MAGLIIALTAACTADPSEETDTVAGPNADAIRPFTIAVADDVLTDLEDRLARSRLPDQIPGTSWDYGTNRAYLEELLAYWQDGFDWRAQERRLNEFDHFKTDIDGIDVHFIHQRSANEDAVPLLLVHGWPGSFVEFAGLIGPLTDPAAYGGDPADAFHVVIPSLPGYGFSGKPAETGYNPERMADVLAGLMERLAYDRYGAQGGDWGAIINRSLAGNYGDRLIGLHSNFMISGPPRGVSDPSEGVPAQEMDQRRERAAAFADGRGYQAIQGTKPQTLGYGLNDSPAGLAAWIVEKFHGWSDNDGNVESAFTKDELLTNITLYWVTETITSSSRLYYESGNTPATRPVGYVDVPTGVAIFPKEILFTPRKWAEASFNIVRWTVMPRGGHFAALEEPELLVEDIRAFFKDLR
- a CDS encoding creatininase family protein, with the protein product MKKWFPTTLALALCVGVSPSQAVAQRDARLDMAEFPRPIEAADNVWIEELTMLEIRDLLREGTTTALILTGGIEENGPYLTTGKHNHVLKVMGESIARRLGNALAAPIVTIEPGDPERASSPGSIRLSQETFQAVLRDMATSLKAQGFTDIFLLGDSGGNRRGMAAVAEQLAGAWKGEGVVIAHIPEYYNYSDVEAYQRDVLGVDEDPRLEGLHDDYYITSIIMNDDPKYVRLQQRIDAGKASINGISIVPAAKTIEHGRRLIEFRTDVTVEAIERAMAAGGH